The Gammaproteobacteria bacterium genome includes the window ATTGGGATTGAATTCCGCATTAATAAGCGTATTGATTCCTACACGATCGGCTTCGTATTCATTGGAGCGCGTGTAATTAATCATTGCCTGTTGTTGCATCGCTGTTGTTGTCGCTAATATAGCGATTGGAGCATCACCCGAATTACTGCTTTGTGAGGCCGCAATTGCTCCAAGCATTCCAAGAATTGTTGGCAAAGTATTTTTCTTGGCATCGGCATAAAAACGCGAAATATGCCTTTGAGTTGCATGGGCAATTTCGTGTGCAATGACCCCTGCAAGTTCGCTTTCATTTTCAGTTCGCAGAAATAAACCGCTATGAACTATAATTAATCCACCGGGATAGGCTGAAGCATTCACGGTATTATCATTTATCATGAAAAAATCAAATGAAGAGCTTGGTTTTTCTGAGTTGGCAGCTAGTCGGAAACCAATTTGTTCGATGTAACTCATGACCACCGGATCAGACATGACCAAATTGTATTCATAAATCTGCTGAACAATTTGATCGCGTATTTCCTTTTCTTTAACCGGTGACATCACCGCATCTGAAGGTGTTCCCAAATCAGGGAGATTGTAGTCATAAGCGTAATTTGATTGAAAGAAGGCTAAGCATACCAATGCTATCACTGCCTTGATCGATTTTGTTTGAATTTGTACTAAACCGTAAATAGGTTTCATGAAGTAATACGCCTTAATCATTTCAAATCTCATTGAGCTATTTTATAATTCAGACAGCTAAAAAATTGTTAAATTGCATTATAACTGTGAAATATTCATTAATTATAAGTCCTCTTAGTAAAAACTCAATCGCTGCACAGCAATGTTTACAGTTTGCCACTGCATTGTTTGAGTTGAACCATGAGATTGTGAGTGTTTTTTTTCATGGATATGCTGTGAAATATGCTTTTGAAAGCAGCCCCGAGTGGTCTAAGTTGTCAAAGAAGAGTGTCAAACTATTAGCATGCTCAACGATTGCGGATGATTATTTGTCTGAAAAAAAACAAGTAGCTGAAGGATTTCAATTAGCAGGTTTGGGTCAATGGCTTGAATCCATCGAAAGCTCTGATAAGATGATTGAGTTTTCATGAAAGCCCTGATATTTGTTACAGAACATCATTTGGGTCCTAACGCTCAATGGCAATATGACAGGGTGATGGCATTACTGTCATATGATTATGATGTGAGTTTGGTTTTCATGAATGAGGGTGTTTCGCAGTTGCAAAGTAAAATGTGGAACATCTTGAATTTAATGGAAATTAATCAGGTGTATGTAGTAGAAAAGGAAGTTGAGTCTGATACTCACCTTGAGTATGAGGTGATAACAATCTCTGAAATCAAAGAGCTAATCGCTCAGGCAGATATTGTTATATGAAAAAGCAAACCCTTCATCAGTGCAATTGGAATGAAATATCTGACTTTAGTTTCTATTGTCAGTTGATTGATGTGGAAAAAGATGAATTATTGATTTATGCCGATGAAATTTGTTCGGATGGCTATAATAAAATTATGAAAACAGTTTCAAAATATCAAATCAATGTATCTATTATTTTAGTTAATAATTTTGGAAACATTCCAACGATTTCGCATCAGCAGTGGGTTGAATTAACTGAGAAGTTCGAGAAAATATACACATGGAAATAACAGATTTACAGCTGGATGCCAATGGTCACTTGAGTGATTACAAATTTTGGAATTTGGAAGTTGCAAAAGTTTTGTCAGAAAATGATGGTTTTGAATTGAATAAAGAGCACTGGCAAATTATCAATTTGGTTAGGGATATTTATCTTGAAACAGAAACCACTCCGCCGATGAGGCTTTTGATTAAGTTGATGAAAAAAGAATTTTCGGAAGATATAGCAAATTCAAGATATCTTTATCGTCTGTTTCCTGATGGTCCTGTCAGGCTTGCCAGTAAATATGCCGGTTTACCTAAACCTAAGCATTGTTTGTGAGTAACCTTATAATCAGCCTTTAATCACCCGGTCGCGACCTTCGTTTTTAGCCTGATACAAAGCCAAATCGACTCTGTGAATCCAGTCGCTGATACTTTCTTCCTTGATGTACTCTGCAACTCCAATAGAAATAGTTAATTCAATGCCTTGAACGATGATTTGTCGTTTAATATATTTTCTCAATTCTTCGGCCTTATCAAAAGCAAAATCAATATCAACATTTTGACACACTAGTAAAAACTCTTCACCACCAAAACGAAACAGCTTGCTGCATTCGTTACAAAATGTTCTCAAATTGTTAGAAATGGTAACCAATACATCGTCGCCTTTGATATGTCCATACATGTCGTTAACATTTTTAAAATGGTCTAAATCAATAAGCATTATAGATGCTGTTTTATCGTGATTCTTTAATACGGTGTGGAGATTCTCTAAATGATTGCTCAAAGACCTGCGGTTTCCCGCTCCGGTCAGATAGTCTTCTGACGCTAGTTTTATCAATTTTTTCTCTTGCTTTCTAAGTCCCGACGCGAAAAGATAGGCAAAAATATTTGTAACAATAATAGTGACAATGACGGTTGCGGTGCTGACTGATTCGTGGCTGACAACCAGCTTAGGTATATAAAATAGCAGCATTATTGAGTTGATAAGTACGGCTCTTAAAGGTTGTGTGATGAAATAAGCAAACATCATCGCCGGATAAACCCAATAAACCTGATTAATTCCTTTGAGATGAAAAGAAATCACATTTGCTAATAATGCAGCAATGACGAGTACCACACCGGCATTTTTAACCTTATCCGTTTGATACACATAGGAATAAATTCCTAACATAAAAAATGAAACTATAATGTCAAGAATGGCAACCGACCAATCATTGTGTATCATTCTGTATATGGCAAAGGGAAGAATTCCAATCGCAGTACCCATAGACAGCGTCAATAACATTTTTGACTGCGGACTTCTTTGGTCTTTATTCTTTTTCACTTGATCCCACGATTGTCAGGCATTTTCTCTGATTATAATACAGAAGTTTCAATTGATACAACCTGTAGAGGTTTTGTTTATAAGGTTTTCAGTAGTTCTCTGGAGTAGATAGTTCGGTTTGAAAAGCAGATATCAATCGCTTTATGCATAAATCTATTGACTCGAATCAGTTCGATTTTTTCTAAATTTTCAAAGTTGTGTAACTTGATTAAATCAGATACCAAACATGATTCAGTGGTTTCGCTTTCAGAAACATAAACCCCTTTGTTTTCCTGAATGGATAACCAGTCTGATGATTTATAACTTTCGGGTGATAATTGAAAACCATTTTGCTTCAAAATTGCCAGTTCATATCTTCTTAAAAGTTTCGAGAGTTTTTCAACACCCACTTGATTGAGCGCAGAATCATAGATTGTAAAGAGTTCCTGAGCGGTATCATTTTCAAAAAGCGAATAGCGTAACAACTCATTTAAGTATAATCCAGTCGTTTTGTCTTTGAGATTCTGGAAATGTCTGTTCATAATCACATTACAGCTATTTAAAGTTTTAAGTTCTGACTTGCCAAAATATTGGATTTTAAGCAGGCAAAATGGTTTGAGCTGTGATTTTAACGAGTTGTTTTTACTGATACCTTTTGCAATCAGATTGAGGCGACCGGAATCCTTACAAAAAAACTCACAAATCAGACTGCTATCACGATATTTTCTTTGATGAATGAGATATCCGGTCGTTTCTCGATAGGAAGACATTAATATTCGTCTTTATAACCCAACTGTTGGAGGAGTTTATCGTTATCTGCCCAAGCGGATTTAACTTTAACCCAGAGCTTGAGGTTGACTTTTTTTCCAAGTAAATCTTCGATTTCTTTCCTTGATTGAATACCAACATGTTTCAGAGAAGCTCCCTGTTTGCCAATTACCATATTTTTTTGAATCGGTCTCTCGACCCAAATTACACTGTGAATATGAACAATATTTCCCTGATCTTTGAATGACTCCACTTCAACTGTCAGGCTGTAGGGAAGTTCTTGGTGAAAACGAAGCATTAATTGTTCACGAATTAATTCAGAAACCAGATACTTTGTTGGTTTGTCAGTTAATAAATCATCCGAAAAATAATTCTCTGATTGCGGAAGATGTTGGTAAATGCTGTTTATTAATGGTTCGACACCTTTGCCTTTGGATGCTGAGAGATAAAAAACTTCAGTAAAATTGAATTTGGCAAAGAGCTCATTAGCATAAGCTAATAAAGTCTCTTTCTTTTTAACTAAATCATCTTTGTTAATGATTAATAAAACCGGTGCTGTGCAATGTTTGAGAGCAGACAATGCTTTTTCGTCATCTTTATTCCACTTCAATGATTCAACCACAAATAAAATCAAATCAACGTCATTGACAGCGGTTGATGCGGTTCGATTCATGAATTTATTGAGGGCTTTTTTATGACCGGTATGAATTCCCGGTGTGTCAATAAAAAGAATCTGTCCTTGTTCGCTGGTAGCAATGGCTAATATTTGATGGCGTGTGGTTTGTGGTTTGGCAGTCACAATACTGACTTTTTCACCGACAATGTTGTTTATTAACGTTGATTTGCCAACATTGGGTTTGCCAATAACTGCTACATATCCACATTTATTCATGAGGTTGATTTGGTGATTTGATTGAGCATTTGTTCGGCAGCTTTTTGTTCTGATTTTTTACGACTGCGATCAATTGCAGTTGTCGATAAATTAAGTTCTTGAACCAGACATTGTATTTTAAAGGTTTGCAAATGATCTTTGCCGGAAGTTTCGAGCAAGTTATACTCAGGAATATTGTGTCCGTTTTTCTGCAAATATTCTTGTAATCGAGTTTTTGCATCCTTGTCTGTAACATCCGGATCAACATTGTCTAACCACTTTTTCATGACAGTTCGTATAAAGTTCTCTGATTTTTCAATTCCCTGATCCAGAAACACGGCTGCAAAAACAGCTTCAACGGCATCAGCCAGCACGCTGGAACGATTGAAACCACCGGATTTTAGTTCTCCGGCACCAAGAATAAGTTGGTTGGATAAATCATATTCTTTAGCAATTTCAGCTAAGGTAGCTCCTTTTACCAATGTGGAACGCATCCGTGATAATTTACCTTCCGGCAGATGTGAAAAGTTGTCGTATAACCATTTGGTAATAACAAAACTTAAAATGCTGTCGCCAAGAAACTCCAGACGTTCGTTGTTTTTCTTGGCGGCACTACGATGTGTCAGGGCTCTTTCAAGTAATTCAGGTTGATTGAACTCAATCTTTTGCCCAAGTATTTTCACTAGAGAGATACAATCTTAATTGAGAGGAATTGTTTTCTCAAAGTGCATTAATAGGTCAAGATTGCCTATGAAAGGCTCTTGCACGTCATATTTAACTTGTAATTGTTTACCACGGCCTCTGAGAACCTTGATGTCATTTTTTTTGACTCTTTCAACGTAACTGGTATAGAAATGTTTTAACATAGCTTCCTGAATTTGTCCGGGAGTTTTGTTAGCAGCACCGGGCTCTCCAGCAACGGCTTTCATTGCTTTTACAACAGAGTAGTATTCACTATAAATAGGACCAATTCGAATGCCAGTGTAAACGATAAAACCCAAGATACACATACCAATGAGCAAACCAATCATACTCATTCCTTTTTGTTTGTTTTTTAGTTTCATAATGAAATCACCCTCAATAAATCAATTTGCAATATTCTAGCATGTTAAAACTGAATTTCTAGATTAATTTGGTTCCAATCCTCTTCAATCCCTGCCAAAAATGATCAGTTCGCCAATGCATCCAGATAAATTTTGCTTCACCGACCAAATTTCGCTCAGGGACAAACCCCCAAACCCGGCTATCGGAGCTATTGTCTCTGTTATCACCCATAACAAAATAATGACCATCAGGAACGGTGATATCGAGATATTTATACGGAGGGCGCATGGCATAGTTTTGGGTGAACATTTTATGCTTTCTATCACCCAGTTGCTCCAACTTTTCAATCAAACCCTTGTCATTGACATTATCCATTAAACCTTCATAAGGTCCAACCAAGTCCTGATTAACCAATTGGTCATTAATATAGATTTCTTTTTTACGAACGTCATAACGAACTCGATCTCCCGGTAAACCTATGACACGCTTGATATAATCAACAGATTGATCTTCCGGAAATCGAAATACCACAATATCGCCTCTTTCAGGGTGTCCGATTTCAATAATAGTGTCATGGAAGACAGGTAGTTTTAGACCGTATGAAAACTTATTCACATAAATAAAGTCACCCGTCAATAAAGTTGGCATCATTGAAGATGATGGAATCCGGAATGGTTCAAATACAAATGTTCTAACAACCAAAACAAAAAACAATACCGGAAAGAATGAACCAATTTGCTCCACCACGCTGTGTTTTTTACTGGGAACAGATTCTTTTTTTCGTAAAAACTTTGCCAAAGCCCACAATAGACCGGTAATTAAACTGGCTAAAGTGAGAAAGGCCTCAAAATCGAAATGGAGTTCATTCATAATAATTTCCTGTTAATCTACTTTTAGTACAGCGAGGAATGCTGATTGCGGCACTTCAACTCTTCCAATCTGCTTCATGCGTTTTTTCCCGGCTTTTTGTTTTTCCAAGAGTTTGCGTTTACGCGTGGCATCGCCACCGTAACATTTTGCGGTTACATTTTTACGAAGTGCTTTAACCGTTGTTCGGGCAATGATTTGTGAACCAATAGCAGCCTGAATGGCAACATCAAACATTTGTCTTGGTATTAATTCCTTGAGTTTATCTGCCAAGTCTTTACCACGTTTTCTGGAGTTGCTTCTGTGTGTTAGAATTGAAAGGGCATCAACTAATTCTCCATTGATCAGAATATCCAGGCGAATCAAGTCACCCGGCTCGAAGTGGCTGAACTCATAATCAAAAGAGGCATATCCTCTGGAAACCGATTTTAAGCGGTCGAAAAAGTCCAGAACGACTTCGCTCATCGGCATTTGGAATTGCAAGGAAACTTGCGAACCCAAGTATTGCATGTTTTTCTGGACTCCGCGTTTTTCAATACAAAGTCCTATGACAGCCCCGACATAGTCACTAGGCAACAATATATTTGCAGTAATTATTGGTTCACGAATTTCTTGATAATTTTCAGGTAAATCCGCCGGATTATCGAGCATGACAGTTTCACCTTTTTTGGTGATAAGCTCATATATAACCGTTGGAGCAGTTGTAACCAAGTCAATGTCAAACTCACGCTCTATACGTTCCTGAACAACCTCCATGTGAAGCATTCCTAAAAAACCACAACGGAAACCAAATCCTAAGGCGGATGAAGATTCTGGCTCAAAATGAAGTGCAGCATCATTCAGGCGTAATTTCTCCAGAGCTTCACGCAAATCTTGATAATCATCGGCTGATGTCGGAAACAAACCGGCAAAAACACGAGGCTGGGATTCCATAAATCCGGGTAAAGGTTTTTGTGCCTGATTGTTTGTTAAGGTGATTGTGTCACCAACAGGAGCACCATGAACGTCTTTAATCGAAGCTGAAACAAAACCAACTTGTCCGACAGTTAAGAAGTTTTTCTCCAATCTTTTTGGTGTAAAAACGCCAATATTATCAGCAACATGGTCAGTCTTCAGAGACATGATTCTGATTTTGTCCTTTTTAGTCAAAGTGCCATTAAAAATTCGAATCAATGAAACAACACCCAGATAATTATCAAACCAGGAGTCAATAATTGATGCTTGTAATGGCAAATTGGCATCTCCACTCGGTGGCGGAATGAATTTAATAATGGCTTCCAGCACATCTTCAATGCCTAATCCCGTTTTCGCACTGGTTAATGTGGCTTCGCTGGCATCAATTCCAATGATGTCTTCAATTTCCTGTTTAACTTTATCCACATCGGCTGATGGCAGATCAATTTTATTAATCACAGGAAGAACTTCCAAACCTTGATCAATCGCTGTGTAACAATTGGCAACGCTTTGTGCTTCCACACCTTGTGCGGCATCAACAACCAATAAAGCTCCCTCACAAGCTGCAAGCGAGCGTGAAACTTCATAAGAGAAGTCCACATGACCCGGTGTGTCAATAAAATTCAATTGATAGGTTATGCCGTCTTTCGCTGTATAGTTGAGAGTGACTGCTTGTGACTTGATAGTGATGCCACGTTCTCTTTCAATATCCATGCTATCGAGTACTTGTTGCTCCATTTCTCTGTCGGATAAGCCTCCACAATGTTGAATGAAGCGATCCGCCAAAGTGGATTTACCATGATCGATGTGTGCGATAATTGAAAAATTGCGAATGTGTTTTTGCATTAAGTTTAGTTCTCAAACAAATCCCGCCCAGAGGAGCGGGATTTTTATGTAAAAAATGGTCAGCTATTTTACCTAATGGCTTAGTTTCGTTCAATCACAATAAAACGATTTACACCTGCTTGTTTCACTAACAGCACAATTGGCTTGTCTTTTTCCAGTTCAGATAGCAATTTCTTGAAATGTTTGACATTTTTTACCGGAGTTTTGCCCATTTTAATAATGACATCGCCTTCTCTAAGGCCAGACCTGTTTATGTCCCTGTTGGTGATTTCTTTGACGAGAACTCCGTTATTGACATCATTATCATCTTTTTCATCATCATTCAGATTAGCCACTTCAAAGCCTAAGTCTAATTTGCTTGTTGGTGAATTTCCATTGGATGAGAGAGCAACTTCGTTATCAGTCAAACCATCAAGTACAGCTTCGAGATTGATACGTTTTCCATCACGAATCACTCCAACTTCAACTTTAGTGCCGGGCATCACTGAGCCAACAAGTGGTGGTAATGAAGCCGATGTTTCAACCTTTTGTCCGTTAAACTTAACAATGACATCTTGCACTTCGATTCCGGCTTTTTCAGCAGATGAACCTTTGTTGACATTGTTGACGAGTGCCCCTTGCGGCTTCTTCAGACCTAAATAATCCGCCATTTTTTGAGTGACCGGTTCGATATTCACACCAAGTAAACCTCTTTGTACTTTTCCGCCGGATTTCAATTGTTCAGCAACTGACATCGCTGTATTGATTGGAATTGAGAACGATAATCCCATGTACCCGCCAGTGTTGGAAACAATGATGGTGTTGATACCGACAACTTCGGCATTCATGTTGATTAACGGACCACCGGAATTTCCGCGATTGATAGGAACATCAGTTTGGATATAAGGAACATATTGCTGTCTTCCCAAGTCTCTGCCTTTGGCAGATACGATTCCTTTGGTGACCGAATGCTCAAAACTCAACGGCGAACCAATTGCCATAACCCACTCACCAATTTTTAAATTATTGGAATCTCCGACTTTCAGAACCGGAAGATTTTTTGCATCGACTTTCAGTAATGCGACATCACTGGCTTCATCTTCACCAATGAGTTTAGCATCAAATTCACGTCGGTCGATTAATGTCACCAAGATTTCATCAGCATCGTGAATCACATGTCTGTTAGTGAGAATATAGCCGTCTTCTGAAATAATAAATCCGGAACCACCGGCGACGCTGTCTCTTTCTTGTGGATATTGTGGAACTCCAAAAAAGCGTTCCAGCATATCTTCTCTTTGACTTCGCTCACGACGTGTTAATTCTTTTGCATTTTGTCGGGCTGCGATATTTACAACTGCCGCGCCGGTTTCTTCAACTAAAGATGTAAAATCCGGCAGATTGTTTTTCTGTGAAAATCCTGCTTGAGATATAACCAATGAGGTCAGAAAAATAATTGAGTGAAATTTATTTTTGAACATAATTAAAAATCTCCAAAATTAATTAAATAAGATACTTTGCAAAGACAATGGTATTGTCAAAAAGTGCTATGTATTCAAAAAATTATTATAAAAAGTGACTAATGGCATAGTTAACTCCTTCCATTTGATGTTTTCACGAGCATTATTCAGTGTTTTCCACTTTATGAAAACTCATATAAATTTCCTTATTTTGCATTCATAGGTTAAAATTTGGACTCGTTTTAATTTTTTTAAAGAGTCTATTTTGCAAAAAACATCTGAAAAGAAAGCAACAGCAGCTAATCAGGAAAGTTTAAAAGAGCTTGTATTGTCAGCAATTGATGATGCAAAAGGTAATGACATCAAAGTGATTGATGTTTCTCATCACACGCAATTATTGGATTATATGATTATTGCCTCTGGGACATCAAGTCGTCATATTCAGACCATTGCTGAGTTCGCGATGAAGAAAGCACAAGAAAATGGTTATGATAAACCGGCAACAGAAGGACTTGGTCATTCTGAGTGGGTGGTTGTGGATTTTGTTGATGTGGTATTGCATGTGATGTCTCCCGCTGCCAGAGAACATTACAATATTGAAGGGCTATGGGAAATCTCTTCACATCCTAAAGACAGCTAAAATCACCAATGAAAATCAGACTTCTGGCAGTCGGTCAAAAAATGCCAACTTGGGTGCAACAGACTTTTGCTGAATATAATGGCAGACTTCCGCTCAAGCAACAAATTGAACTGGTTGAAATTGCACCGATTCACAGAAGTAAGTCCGTATCGACCGAAAAAGCCAGACAATTGGAGGCTCAGTCTATTTTGGACTCTGTTAAAAACAATGAAAAAATTGTTTTGCTGGATGAAAAAGGCAAAATGATTTCCACTCGTAATTTATCGGAATCGATTAGCCAATGGCAAATGAATGGAGACGATATCGCTATCATCATAGGTGGCGCCGATGGTGTTGATAAAAGCATTAAGAAACAGGCACATAATACTTGGTCATTGAGTGCTTTGACATTTCCACATCCTTTAGTTCGGGTAATCCTTATGGAACAAATTTACCGATCTTACAGTTTGTTAGCCAACCATCCATACCACAGAGAATAACATGATTTTTGATGGTCAAAAAATAATTCTGGCGTCTCAATCTCCAAGAAGAAAGCAATTACTGGAACAAATTGGAATGGTACCTGTTTGTATGCCGGTTGATATTGATGAGTCCGTTTATCTCAATGAAATGCCTTTGGAGTACTGCAATCGTTTGGCTTTGCAAAAAGCTCAATCGGGTTGGTTGCTATCAGAGAAGAATTTACCGGTTTTAGGTTCAGATACAGTTGTGGTTTATGATGACCAAATTCTTGGAAAACCGAAGAATGAACAGCACGCGATAGAAATGTTGTCTAAATTATCAGGTCGGAGACATCAGATGATTACAGCAGTTGCGGTGGTGTTTGCAGAAAAGCAACTAACAGAGTACTCAATCAGCGAAGTTCAGTTTGAATATATCAAAGTCGATGAAATAAAGGCGTATGTTGAAAGCGGTGAACCAATGGACAAAGCCGGAAGCTATGGGATACAGGGTCATGCGGCATTATGGATAAAGAAAATCACCGGTAGTCATTCAGGAATTATGGGTCTGCCTTTGTTTGAAACCGGGAAAATATTGAGGAGTTTTTATGAATGAAGAAATATTGATTAACTCAACTCCCAATGAAACCCGTGTGGCTTTAGTTGAAAATGGTGTGTTGCAAGAAGTTTTCATGGAGCGAAATCGCAATGGCTCGATTGTCGGCAATATTTATATCGGGCGTGTTGAAAAAATTCTTCCCGGTTTGCAAGCTGCATTCGTTAATATTGGCATGTCACGTTCGGCATTTATGCATGTCACGGATATCTGTTCGCAAAAGAAAATTGCTCGAATTGACGGCATTGATGACGAAGCGATTTCCGAGCAAAATAATTTTCAACCAATTTCAAAAATCATTCACGAAGGTCAAAGAGTCGTTGTTCAGGTTTATAAGGATGCCATCGGTTCTAAAGGAGCCAGAGTGACATGTAAATTGAGTGTGCCGAGTCGTTTTTTGGTGTTGTTGCCGAATGAACCGGATGTCAACACTTTATCTATTCGCATTACTGATGAAACCGAAAGACAAAGATTGATTGGGTTATTGGAAAAAATCAACTCAAACAGCGAACACGGAATTATCGCCCGGACCAATGCCGAAGACAGTAGTGAAGAAGACTTGGTTCGTGATTATAAGTTTCTACAAAAATTATGGCGAGTGGTTTCACAACGCATAAAAGATGGTCAGTTTAAACAACTTGTCTATCATGAATTTGATTTACCGGTTCGGGTCGTTCGTGATTTTATTTCCGATAAAGTTAGAACGATAAAGACAGATTCTCACGAAGTTTACACCAAGCTGAATAAATTCATAGTTGATTATGTGCCTGAATGGCAGGGGCAACTCATTCATTATCAGGAAGTGAGACCGATTTTCGATTATCACAATATTGATGATGAGATTAATCGGGCTTTTCGACAGTTTGTTCCATTAAAATCGGGTGGGAATCTGATTATTGACCAAAATGAAGCCATGACGACCATTGATGTTAATACCGGAAAATTCATCGGTTTCAAAAATCAGGAAGAAACAATTTTTCGCACCAATCTGGAAGCGGTGCAAATGATAGCTCGCCAGATTCGTTTACGAAATTTAGGCGGAATTATCATTGCAGACTTTATTGATATGGAAGAAGAGGAACATAAACAGCAGGTTTTGGAAAGCCTGGAAGAATGCCTTAGCAAAGACCCGACACGCACACACATTCATGGAATTACTAAACTGGGACTTGTGGAAATTACCCGAAAACGAACGACTGAAAGTTTGCAACACATGCTCTCGGAGCAATGTAAAAATTGTTATGGTTTGGGATTGGTTAAAACGGTTGAAACGGTTTGTTATGAGTTGTTTCGTGAAATCATACGAACTGTCAGGCAGTTTAAAACAGGTCAAATTATGGTTCTGGCATCAACTCAGCTCATTGAGTATATTTACGAAGAGCAAACAGAGTCATTATCTGAACTGGAAGAAGAATTAGGTAAACGTATCAGCTTGCAAGCAGAAAGTTCATATTCTCAAGAACAGTTTGATGTGGTTTTGATGTAATCAATTATGACCAAAACGGACAAACATTCTCTGTTTTTTAAAATCTGGGTTCATGTAAGGGGATTTTTGGCACTTACTATTGTCATTTTGGGCATATTTGTTGGTTTGGTTTCTTTGGTGCTTCCCAATGGCGAACTTTACAAGCAACACCTGAGTGGATTTTTGTCCAAACAATGGAATAAACCGGTGGAAATCTCAGAAATTTCCGGTAGTTGGAAAGGCTTTGGTCCCAGATTTGCAATCAAAGGACTGAAAATTAAGGATAAAGATGAGGTAACAATTAGTCAGGCGACTTTAAATGTTAATTTGCTGGAATATCTCATTCCCAAAGGCTCAACCGGAATCAATCTGAGTGTCAATGAGATTGATGTTGATTTTGAGCAAAAAGACTCCGGAAAAATCGTTCTTGCCGGCGAGCGTAAAACCCATGAAAGCCTGTCCGAAAAACTGGATAAAATATTATCCAGTGGGTCTTTGTCAATTGATAACTTATCACTCAATTTTAAATCGAAAGACTTGAATCAAAATTATCAATTGAAATCTAAAATCACAGTACAACAAAGTGATTTGCAGCGAGCTTTTGAATT containing:
- a CDS encoding DegQ family serine endoprotease, whose translation is MFKNKFHSIIFLTSLVISQAGFSQKNNLPDFTSLVEETGAAVVNIAARQNAKELTRRERSQREDMLERFFGVPQYPQERDSVAGGSGFIISEDGYILTNRHVIHDADEILVTLIDRREFDAKLIGEDEASDVALLKVDAKNLPVLKVGDSNNLKIGEWVMAIGSPLSFEHSVTKGIVSAKGRDLGRQQYVPYIQTDVPINRGNSGGPLINMNAEVVGINTIIVSNTGGYMGLSFSIPINTAMSVAEQLKSGGKVQRGLLGVNIEPVTQKMADYLGLKKPQGALVNNVNKGSSAEKAGIEVQDVIVKFNGQKVETSASLPPLVGSVMPGTKVEVGVIRDGKRINLEAVLDGLTDNEVALSSNGNSPTSKLDLGFEVANLNDDEKDDNDVNNGVLVKEITNRDINRSGLREGDVIIKMGKTPVKNVKHFKKLLSELEKDKPIVLLVKQAGVNRFIVIERN
- a CDS encoding Rne/Rng family ribonuclease, with the protein product MNEEILINSTPNETRVALVENGVLQEVFMERNRNGSIVGNIYIGRVEKILPGLQAAFVNIGMSRSAFMHVTDICSQKKIARIDGIDDEAISEQNNFQPISKIIHEGQRVVVQVYKDAIGSKGARVTCKLSVPSRFLVLLPNEPDVNTLSIRITDETERQRLIGLLEKINSNSEHGIIARTNAEDSSEEDLVRDYKFLQKLWRVVSQRIKDGQFKQLVYHEFDLPVRVVRDFISDKVRTIKTDSHEVYTKLNKFIVDYVPEWQGQLIHYQEVRPIFDYHNIDDEINRAFRQFVPLKSGGNLIIDQNEAMTTIDVNTGKFIGFKNQEETIFRTNLEAVQMIARQIRLRNLGGIIIADFIDMEEEEHKQQVLESLEECLSKDPTRTHIHGITKLGLVEITRKRTTESLQHMLSEQCKNCYGLGLVKTVETVCYELFREIIRTVRQFKTGQIMVLASTQLIEYIYEEQTESLSELEEELGKRISLQAESSYSQEQFDVVLM
- the rlmH gene encoding 23S rRNA (pseudouridine(1915)-N(3))-methyltransferase RlmH, encoding MKIRLLAVGQKMPTWVQQTFAEYNGRLPLKQQIELVEIAPIHRSKSVSTEKARQLEAQSILDSVKNNEKIVLLDEKGKMISTRNLSESISQWQMNGDDIAIIIGGADGVDKSIKKQAHNTWSLSALTFPHPLVRVILMEQIYRSYSLLANHPYHRE
- the lepA gene encoding translation elongation factor 4, translated to MQKHIRNFSIIAHIDHGKSTLADRFIQHCGGLSDREMEQQVLDSMDIERERGITIKSQAVTLNYTAKDGITYQLNFIDTPGHVDFSYEVSRSLAACEGALLVVDAAQGVEAQSVANCYTAIDQGLEVLPVINKIDLPSADVDKVKQEIEDIIGIDASEATLTSAKTGLGIEDVLEAIIKFIPPPSGDANLPLQASIIDSWFDNYLGVVSLIRIFNGTLTKKDKIRIMSLKTDHVADNIGVFTPKRLEKNFLTVGQVGFVSASIKDVHGAPVGDTITLTNNQAQKPLPGFMESQPRVFAGLFPTSADDYQDLREALEKLRLNDAALHFEPESSSALGFGFRCGFLGMLHMEVVQERIEREFDIDLVTTAPTVIYELITKKGETVMLDNPADLPENYQEIREPIITANILLPSDYVGAVIGLCIEKRGVQKNMQYLGSQVSLQFQMPMSEVVLDFFDRLKSVSRGYASFDYEFSHFEPGDLIRLDILINGELVDALSILTHRSNSRKRGKDLADKLKELIPRQMFDVAIQAAIGSQIIARTTVKALRKNVTAKCYGGDATRKRKLLEKQKAGKKRMKQIGRVEVPQSAFLAVLKVD
- a CDS encoding Maf family protein, encoding MIFDGQKIILASQSPRRKQLLEQIGMVPVCMPVDIDESVYLNEMPLEYCNRLALQKAQSGWLLSEKNLPVLGSDTVVVYDDQILGKPKNEQHAIEMLSKLSGRRHQMITAVAVVFAEKQLTEYSISEVQFEYIKVDEIKAYVESGEPMDKAGSYGIQGHAALWIKKITGSHSGIMGLPLFETGKILRSFYE
- the rsfS gene encoding ribosome silencing factor, which codes for MQKTSEKKATAANQESLKELVLSAIDDAKGNDIKVIDVSHHTQLLDYMIIASGTSSRHIQTIAEFAMKKAQENGYDKPATEGLGHSEWVVVDFVDVVLHVMSPAAREHYNIEGLWEISSHPKDS